The Glycine soja cultivar W05 chromosome 15, ASM419377v2, whole genome shotgun sequence region TGAATCCATCGAATTTCTTGAAAGCAAaagaaacattaaataaatgGAAGAAAATTGAAATGGTTAACGAAATGGTCCTACTCTTATCAGTAGGTTGATTGATTAGTCACACTGCCTTCTATTGAGAATTAGTTTAATGATGCTCTTAATTAgtagttaatttaatattacagaTATATTGTTATATGGAATTAAAAcatatatcaattaattaaatgtagatgattatttttcattaagcATGGGACTTGAGTCTCTGTTAAGATAATGCAATGTCACTGACTAACGTAAATTGTTAGCCTCCTATAATGTAGTGAATTAAAGttcaaatttttgtagaaaAAATGGTTATATTTAATGTTCAATATCACCTCAAATAAGATTCTCTTTTTAAAGAACATACACATGATGAACAAAAAGTAATCTTTATTGACAGAGACACTTATTTTAAGGTTTCATGATGCTTAAAcgataaaattatcttttataaaagaAACTTGTAATAAGAAAGCagaaataaggaaaaatatttctacaaaatcaattttattattgatgCTAATCAAAACAAACTCATTGTATAAGACAAAGGAAATGATTGAAGCACACATAGTACATTATTAGCCTACTCATTGTATATATTGAGAGCAGATTACAACTCTGCATGATACAAAGTCTTTCAAGAAGCAAAACAAAAAGCATCAACAAATGGAAGCCAGTTCAATTTTTGCTCTCACCTTATCCACTTTTCTCCTCTCAGGCAAGTTCTCTAATTTCAACACAACTTCGACATTTGTCATTTTCTATCTCTCCCTCTTAGAGAAACATACATTTTGAATTCCAAACACATTTCCATGTATGCAGGGGCATATTCAGCAACATTCACAGTCACAAACAATTGTGCATTCACAATATGGCCAGCCACTCTCACAGGAGGTGGCAACTCACAGCTACCTTCAACAGGCTTTGAACTAACCTCAAAAGCCTCATCCACAATTGATGTCACAGCTCCATGGTCTGGCAGATTCTGGGCCAAGTCTCAATGCTCAACAGACACATATGGGAAATTCACTTGTGCCACTGGTGACTGTGGATCAGGTCAAGTACCATGCAATGGTAATGGTGGAACCCCTCCAGTTTCTCTAGTGGAATTCACTTTGGCTTCAAATAAAGGACAAGATTTCTATGATGTTAGCCTTGTTGATGGCTTCAATCTGCCAGTGTTGGTGATCGCTCAGGGAGGCTTAAGGGGTTGCAACACAACTAGCTGCCCTAGTGATGTGAACAAAGTTTGTCCTCCAAATTTTGCTGTCAAAGGGTCAGATGGAAGTGTCATTGCTTGCAAGAGTGCACGTTTGGCATTGGACCAACCTGAGTATTGTTGCACTGGACCCTTTGCTTCAGCTGACAAGTGCCCACCAACCCCTTATTCAGTTATTTTTAAGAATCAGTGCCCTCAAGCTTATAGCTATGCCTATGATTATAGGACTAGCACTTTTACTTGCTCTGGGGAGCAAACTATTCCATCACATTTTGCCCCTAAACCAAAATGATTAGGGAAAACATCCAGATTGTAATAACTAGAGAGGAAAGATCCTCTTCAGTCATTTTTTATCgacaaatattagttattagtttgttaattttttgtttgtgggAGGATTTGAACCTATGACCTCTTCCccctcccttctcccttcaccaccAAGCCAATCATATAACCCCAAAAATTTCTTCCTCAGTCATTTTTTTGTATTGTATGATTGGAattcttatatttgttttatctgCAAGGAAATGTTATAATTCTTATAGTTGCAAGAACCGTTTAGACGAATTAGTGACAATGCTATGGTTTGTGTTTATAAATAAAGGATCAATTCACCAAATGCATTTTGCTATCTATAGGTGGTAAGCTATTGATGTTTATattcaataacattattttgaatttcagtTTCCTCATGGACTGTTTCCCATTTTTCTGTGACATTACTCTGCTGTTTGAAAGTGATCATCTATCGCTTCACATGGAACTATTGAGTACTGAAGGTTAAAGCATATCATTGACAGATATCATTTATCTTGTGTATAGTGTATATACACACTAACAAGAGTTCGCTAACTAAAAGCAAAATCTACCACTTCACATTGAACTATTTGAGTAATGAAGGTCGAAGCATTTCATTGACACATATCATTATATAGTGTATACTGTATAGTGCATATACTCACACTAACAAGAATTTCTCCTTAACACTCTATTTATGAATCACTTATTCTCTTTTGAATTGACACTTTCTGTTGGAAATGGTGTTGAAGGACACGAATAATGTCTTCATAAGGTGTGTGAGAACACTAAGGCTACAGAAACTAGCAAGAGCAAAAATTCAAACCCAAACCCAAGAACTGAGAAGAGAAAAACGAGaataagagagaagagaaaatgtTGGTGTGTAAAACTCGATCAAAAAGGCCATATATATAGCACTCGCTGGGACTTTGTGACTGTTTGTAATTAAAGGGTAACAAAatcctaattaaaataattgatacaggaattaaaacataattgataaaatggtaAAAAACATTCATGTCGGAAATCCCATAATTTCCATAATTGAAAAACGGTAACaaaatgttaaaagaaaaatcccaaaatattgtaattgatcctcattaaaatcaataagcttcaaaaattaaaaataatttatcaaaaaaaaaattagttgagtAAAACTAAGTCAATGGATTTGTACTACAACAATCCCACATGGCCCAAGCTTATGCATGTGAGACTTTCATCTCTTGCTAGTCACTTTGTAAGCTCATATCACAAAATGATATATAAGCACTTGAGCCAAAACTATCCTAGGCAATGTGACACTTGGTCTTTTGTGATTTCCTTCAAATTACAACAATCCCCCACATATTACAAAAGGCTAAATAAGATTTTTTGATAAACCATTTTGAGAAAACAATTAAAGAATGGAAGAAAAGAGTTCTTGGGTTCACATGGGATATAATGCATTGAACTTAGTGTAGCAAGATATTGAACTTGACCTAGATTGATAAGACATGACACACAATGTAGTAGGCGTAGCAAGTTATTGAACCTAAAACACTTGGCGTGCGCTAATCATTTACCAATCACAATAAACCCACACAATTCTTGTTGTTGTCACTGTGTTGCGCCACTAGGTCATGCATATGTCCAGTATTCATGAGTGCTCTAGAGATAACACATAACAAACATCACTCTTATCCATCTAGGCATCCTTTGTGTGATGTTTATGATAGTGAGTCGAACATACAAAGATCGTCCAAAGTAGATTCATTCTGCTTTGAAAACTAAT contains the following coding sequences:
- the LOC114387820 gene encoding thaumatin-like protein 1; translation: MYAGAYSATFTVTNNCAFTIWPATLTGGGNSQLPSTGFELTSKASSTIDVTAPWSGRFWAKSQCSTDTYGKFTCATGDCGSGQVPCNGNGGTPPVSLVEFTLASNKGQDFYDVSLVDGFNLPVLVIAQGGLRGCNTTSCPSDVNKVCPPNFAVKGSDGSVIACKSARLALDQPEYCCTGPFASADKCPPTPYSVIFKNQCPQAYSYAYDYRTSTFTCSGEQTIPSHFAPKPK